The nucleotide sequence GTAGAGGTAGGTCATCGACCGCTTGTCGACGTTCGCCGTCTCGACCTTCGTGCCGGCGTTGAACGTCCGGTCGACGACCTTGCCGGAGAGCACGTTCTTCAGCGTGGTGCGGACGAAGGCGCCGCCCTTGCCCGGCTTCACGTGCTGGAAGTCGGTGACGGTCCACAGCTGGCCGTCGAGGTTGAGGACGGTGCCGTTCTTGAGGTCGTTGGTGGTAGCCATCTAGAGGACCAGCAGTTCCTTGCTCGTGAGGGTCAACAACTCGGGCTCGTCGTCCGTGACGATCAAGGTGTCCTCGATCCGGACACCGCCGTGGCCGGGCAGGTACACGCCTGGCTCCACGGTGACGGCCATGCCAGCGGCCAGGGTACCTGCGCCCGCTGCTCCGATGCCCGGAGCCTCGTGGATCTCCAGCCCGACACCGTGCCCGAGGCCGTGGGTGAAGTGCTCGCCGTGCCCGGCGGCGACGATGACGTCGCGGGCCGCGGCGTCCACCGCGGTCACCTCGGCGCCCACCGCCAGCGCCGCGCGGCCGGCCGCCTGCGAGGCCGCGACCAGCTCGTAGACCTCGCGCTGCCAGTCCGCGGCGTGCCCCAGCACCAGGGTGCGGGTCATGTCGGAGTGGTAGCCGTCGACGGTGGCCCCGAAGTCCAGCTTGAGGAAGTCGCCGGCGCGCAGCTCGGTGGAGTCGGGACGGTGGTGCGGGATGGCGGAGTTCGCCCCGGTCGCCACGATCGTCTCGAAGCTCGGCGCCTCGGCCCCGAGGGCGAGCATCCGGGCGTCCAGCTCCCGGCCCACCTGCAGCTCGGTGCGACCCGGCCGCAGCGCGCCCTCGGCGGCCAACTCGGCCAGCGCGGCGTCGGCGACCGCGCAGGCCCGGCGGAGCGCCTCGACCTCGCCGTCGTCCTTGATCGCGCGCAGCGCCTCGACCGCCCGCCGGACGCTGACCAGCTCCACGGTCGCGCCGTCCTCGCCGAGCAGCCGCTCCAGGCCGTGCAGCT is from Modestobacter marinus and encodes:
- a CDS encoding M24 family metallopeptidase, yielding MTRDTSREAARRDRLRATAAAAGLDAVLVTDLLNVRYLTGFTGSNGALLLRVDGSTGGDVFGTDGRYTTQAGTQVPDVELLVDRATMPALARAARTGGATRLGFESHVVTVDELHGLERLLGEDGATVELVSVRRAVEALRAIKDDGEVEALRRACAVADAALAELAAEGALRPGRTELQVGRELDARMLALGAEAPSFETIVATGANSAIPHHRPDSTELRAGDFLKLDFGATVDGYHSDMTRTLVLGHAADWQREVYELVAASQAAGRAALAVGAEVTAVDAAARDVIVAAGHGEHFTHGLGHGVGLEIHEAPGIGAAGAGTLAAGMAVTVEPGVYLPGHGGVRIEDTLIVTDDEPELLTLTSKELLVL